A single Gemmatimonadota bacterium DNA region contains:
- a CDS encoding efflux RND transporter periplasmic adaptor subunit, giving the protein MRFPVLLRSTMVTIAVTALAGCGKAGAGDSAYTEAAPVLLGPEDLFVAESRTLQNGPAISGTLTAARSATIRAEVPGIVVEALADEGQAVRVGQALGRLNDDAIRDQVLSAQTGLRTATEALVVARRNVERSGKLAQAGAVAERELEQSRWSVMNAEGAEAEATARLASAKKQLGYTRIRSPLNGIVSERNVNAGDNVSAGNPLFSVVDPSSLRLEAQVPVAAVGRLTVGTPVGFTIDGYGDRTFDGKISRINPAVDPATRQVRITVTLPNQAGRLVAGVFAQGRVAVESRTGLVVPSSAVDRRGIRPTVTRIHGGMAQRLEVALGIEDQTIDRIEITSGLAVGDTVVIGSARGLQSGTKVRPSAPAERAGSN; this is encoded by the coding sequence ATGAGATTCCCTGTGTTGCTCCGCTCCACGATGGTGACCATAGCGGTCACGGCCCTCGCGGGCTGCGGTAAGGCCGGCGCCGGTGACAGCGCCTACACCGAAGCAGCGCCCGTGCTGCTCGGACCGGAAGACCTGTTCGTCGCCGAATCGCGAACCCTCCAGAACGGACCGGCGATATCCGGAACGCTGACCGCGGCGCGGTCGGCCACGATTCGGGCCGAGGTGCCCGGCATCGTCGTGGAGGCGCTCGCGGACGAGGGACAGGCCGTACGAGTGGGGCAAGCACTTGGGCGCCTCAACGACGATGCGATTCGTGACCAGGTGTTGTCGGCCCAAACCGGACTGCGGACGGCCACCGAGGCCCTCGTGGTCGCGAGAAGAAACGTCGAGCGGTCGGGGAAATTGGCCCAGGCGGGGGCCGTCGCCGAGCGGGAACTGGAACAGTCCCGGTGGTCGGTCATGAATGCGGAGGGCGCCGAGGCTGAGGCCACGGCCCGTCTGGCCAGTGCCAAGAAGCAACTGGGGTATACCCGGATCCGGTCGCCGCTGAACGGGATCGTCAGTGAACGCAACGTCAACGCCGGCGACAATGTCTCCGCCGGCAATCCCCTGTTTTCCGTCGTCGACCCGTCGAGCCTCCGGCTCGAAGCCCAAGTCCCGGTGGCGGCCGTCGGCCGTCTGACGGTCGGCACGCCGGTCGGCTTCACGATCGACGGCTACGGCGACCGGACCTTCGACGGCAAGATCAGCCGGATCAACCCAGCGGTCGATCCGGCCACCCGGCAGGTACGGATCACGGTCACCCTTCCCAACCAGGCCGGTCGCTTGGTAGCGGGAGTCTTTGCCCAAGGGCGCGTCGCCGTCGAATCCCGGACGGGCCTGGTGGTACCGAGTTCGGCGGTTGATCGCCGCGGGATCCGCCCCACGGTGACGAGAATCCATGGCGGCATGGCCCAGCGACTCGAAGTGGCCCTCGGCATCGAAGACCAGACGATCGACCGGATCGAGATCACCAGCGGCCTCGCCGTCGGCGACACGGTCGTGATCGGGTCGGCGCGCGGCCTCCAATCCGGTACCAAGGTCCGTCCCTCCGCTCCGGCCGAACGGGCCGGGAGCAACTGA
- a CDS encoding efflux RND transporter permease subunit — protein sequence MLVLTVGTFFAAFTLPSKGLLALLGALIGVSIAAWAAGRAAWPTKILGTAVGIGISVALVQVAPTYKKVGFGFFPIDDRSEFNIKVETPPGSSLLYTRQKAGMVERIARSVPEVRYTYSTIGDGATGSVDAGTIFVRLTPKKDRDRSADDIAAVVRDSVKATTGFTTSVYTSDFNGGRKQLALNIRGEDGAVLNAVAEQVKSIVAQVPNVVDLSLSTKGQKPEVNVELNRGLAGSLGVTVGQVALSIRPAFAGIDAGDWVDPSGETRDVRIRLAPEYRERITDLAQLPLVVAGPNGPVTIPLGQVAEIRQSIGPAVINHLNRDNNVAVEWNVAGRSTGEVMADAQVKLQALDLPPGVEIATGGDQEGQDEAFGSIFFALGVAVLLMYLVLVMQFGSFLDPLAIMASLPLSLIGVFLSLSLANYTINIMSLIGVILLMGIVAKNAILLIDFAKWAQEEKGLSIRDALIEAGGIRLRPIMMTTVALIAGMIPIALGTGEGSQFRSPLGVAIIGGVITSTLLTLLVVPTFYEVLHETRARFFGAKKAAHRNLDPAAAPPLAPKHTP from the coding sequence ATGCTGGTCCTGACGGTGGGAACCTTCTTCGCGGCGTTCACGCTGCCGTCAAAGGGGCTCCTTGCCCTGCTCGGCGCATTGATCGGCGTCAGCATTGCGGCGTGGGCCGCCGGACGGGCAGCGTGGCCCACCAAGATCCTCGGTACGGCCGTCGGGATCGGCATCTCAGTCGCCCTGGTCCAGGTCGCGCCGACTTACAAGAAGGTCGGCTTCGGATTCTTTCCCATCGATGACCGGTCCGAGTTTAACATCAAGGTGGAAACCCCTCCCGGCTCGAGCCTCCTCTACACCCGCCAAAAAGCCGGGATGGTCGAGCGGATCGCCCGCAGCGTCCCCGAGGTCCGCTACACCTATAGCACGATTGGCGACGGCGCCACCGGGTCGGTGGACGCCGGCACGATCTTCGTGCGCCTAACTCCCAAAAAGGACCGGGACCGAAGCGCCGACGACATCGCCGCCGTGGTCCGGGACTCGGTCAAGGCCACCACCGGGTTCACGACCTCGGTCTATACCAGTGATTTCAACGGCGGCCGGAAACAACTCGCGCTCAACATCCGGGGCGAGGACGGCGCGGTGCTCAATGCCGTGGCGGAGCAAGTGAAGTCGATCGTCGCACAGGTCCCGAACGTGGTCGACCTGTCGCTCTCGACGAAGGGCCAGAAGCCCGAGGTCAATGTCGAGCTCAACCGCGGCCTTGCCGGCAGTCTGGGCGTTACCGTAGGGCAGGTGGCGCTATCGATCCGCCCCGCGTTCGCCGGCATCGACGCCGGCGACTGGGTCGACCCGAGCGGCGAGACCCGGGACGTCCGGATTCGCCTGGCCCCCGAGTATCGCGAACGAATCACCGATCTTGCCCAACTGCCCTTGGTGGTGGCTGGACCGAACGGGCCCGTGACGATTCCCCTCGGTCAGGTGGCGGAGATCCGCCAAAGCATCGGCCCCGCCGTCATCAACCACTTGAACCGTGACAACAACGTCGCCGTCGAGTGGAACGTCGCCGGCCGCTCGACCGGAGAAGTGATGGCCGACGCACAGGTCAAGCTCCAGGCACTCGATCTCCCGCCGGGAGTCGAGATCGCCACGGGTGGCGACCAGGAGGGCCAGGACGAGGCCTTCGGAAGCATCTTTTTTGCACTGGGCGTCGCCGTCTTGCTGATGTACCTGGTGCTCGTGATGCAGTTCGGGTCATTCCTCGACCCCCTGGCCATCATGGCGTCCCTGCCCTTGTCCCTGATTGGGGTCTTCCTGTCGCTTTCCTTGGCGAATTACACCATTAATATCATGAGCCTGATCGGCGTCATCCTGTTGATGGGGATCGTGGCCAAGAACGCGATTCTGCTGATTGACTTCGCCAAGTGGGCCCAGGAGGAAAAGGGTCTCTCGATCCGGGATGCCCTGATCGAGGCCGGCGGGATCCGGCTCCGGCCAATCATGATGACGACCGTCGCGCTGATCGCCGGCATGATTCCGATCGCGCTGGGGACAGGCGAGGGCTCGCAGTTCCGGTCCCCGCTCGGCGTGGCCATCATAGGCGGGGTGATCACGTCGACCTTGCTGACGCTGTTAGTTGTGCCGACCTTCTACGAGGTCCTCCACGAGACCAGGGCTCGGTTCTTCGGCGCCAAGAAGGCTGCTCACCGGAACCTTGATCCGGCGGCCGCCCCGCCGCTGGCGCCGAAGCACACTCCATGA
- a CDS encoding xanthine dehydrogenase family protein molybdopterin-binding subunit, with translation MERREFIRVAAGVGAGLTLAVSLDGCSEPAPSSTAAFAPNAWIRIGPDGVVTVMVDRSEMGQGISTALPMLVAEELDADWGLVRYQFAPANEAYYNPIMKIQATGGSTSVRAAWGPLRQAGATARAMLIGAAAAEWKVRPEECGTEAGFVVHAGSGRRAGYGALVEAAAGLPVPAAVTLKKSSEFRLIGQPLRRLDLLDKVTGRAVFGSDAGPRDALVAVIARSPTLGGKLVTYDPIGALAVPGVKQVFPTTSGVAVVATTFWAARTGRNALKVLWNEGAAAALSDATISEELDTLIASGGRLAESAGDLASVVPATLLEAVFDVPYLAHATMEPMNCTADVRADGVTVWAPTQFQAAPSFMAGGGARGVAASIAGVPVDQVEIHTTHLGGGFGRRSEVDFVREAVEVSKSVKAPVRVVWTREDDMQHDFFRPIARHAIAAGLDATGAPVLWRHIVASPSIFAKFLPSVVPEWMAHLAGPLKGGVDQSAMEGAVDMAYPVPNREFRYAEARFPVPVGYWRSVGHTHTAFAVECMIDELAAAAGRDPVAFRRLLLADAPRHRAVLDLAAEQSGWGTPLPAGRFRGVAVHESFGSWVAQVAEVSVTGSVVRVHRVVCAVDCGTVVNPDTVRAQMEGGIVYGLTAALKGRISIQGGKVKQTNFHDYPMLRMSEMPVIDVHIVSSPFDPGGVGEPATPPIAPAVANAVFAATGRRVRSLPITVLPAT, from the coding sequence ATGGAACGCCGCGAATTCATTCGAGTAGCCGCCGGCGTCGGCGCCGGACTCACGCTGGCGGTGTCGCTCGACGGATGTTCCGAACCCGCCCCCTCATCGACGGCCGCGTTCGCGCCTAACGCCTGGATTCGGATCGGCCCGGACGGTGTGGTCACGGTCATGGTCGACCGGTCCGAGATGGGGCAGGGCATCAGTACGGCTCTCCCGATGCTCGTGGCCGAGGAGCTCGATGCTGATTGGGGGTTGGTGCGATACCAATTCGCGCCGGCGAATGAGGCCTATTACAACCCAATCATGAAGATTCAGGCTACCGGCGGAAGCACGTCGGTGCGGGCCGCCTGGGGGCCGCTGCGGCAGGCGGGCGCGACGGCGAGGGCCATGCTGATCGGGGCGGCCGCGGCCGAGTGGAAGGTCCGGCCTGAGGAGTGCGGGACCGAAGCAGGTTTTGTCGTCCACGCCGGGTCGGGCCGTCGGGCCGGCTATGGAGCGCTGGTGGAGGCGGCTGCCGGTCTTCCGGTTCCTGCGGCGGTGACGCTCAAGAAGTCGAGTGAGTTCCGGTTGATCGGCCAGCCGCTTCGGCGGCTCGATCTGCTGGACAAGGTGACCGGCCGAGCGGTATTCGGGTCCGATGCCGGCCCGCGGGACGCGTTGGTGGCCGTGATCGCCCGGAGTCCGACGCTCGGCGGCAAGCTGGTGACCTACGATCCGATCGGTGCCCTGGCGGTTCCCGGGGTGAAGCAGGTATTCCCGACCACCAGCGGGGTTGCGGTGGTGGCCACCACGTTCTGGGCCGCCCGGACCGGACGAAACGCCCTCAAAGTCCTCTGGAACGAGGGGGCCGCAGCGGCGTTGAGCGATGCCACCATCTCGGAGGAACTCGATACCCTGATCGCGTCCGGGGGGCGGCTGGCGGAATCGGCGGGCGACCTCGCGTCGGTGGTGCCCGCCACGCTGCTCGAGGCGGTGTTCGATGTGCCGTATCTGGCCCATGCCACCATGGAGCCGATGAACTGTACCGCGGATGTTCGGGCTGACGGCGTCACCGTCTGGGCGCCGACTCAGTTTCAGGCCGCGCCGAGCTTTATGGCGGGCGGGGGGGCCCGAGGAGTCGCCGCCAGTATTGCGGGAGTGCCGGTCGATCAGGTCGAGATCCACACGACCCACCTGGGGGGCGGCTTCGGGCGTCGGTCGGAAGTTGATTTCGTCCGAGAGGCCGTCGAAGTGTCCAAGTCGGTCAAGGCACCGGTCCGGGTGGTGTGGACGCGGGAAGACGATATGCAACACGACTTCTTCCGCCCGATCGCCAGGCATGCCATCGCCGCGGGTCTCGATGCCACCGGCGCTCCGGTCCTGTGGAGGCACATCGTGGCGTCGCCATCGATCTTCGCCAAGTTCTTGCCGAGCGTCGTGCCTGAGTGGATGGCGCACTTGGCTGGCCCGCTCAAGGGCGGGGTCGACCAAAGCGCGATGGAGGGCGCGGTCGACATGGCCTATCCGGTTCCGAACCGGGAGTTTCGATACGCCGAGGCCCGGTTCCCGGTGCCGGTCGGGTATTGGCGCTCGGTTGGCCATACTCACACCGCGTTCGCGGTTGAGTGCATGATCGACGAACTCGCGGCGGCTGCCGGCCGGGACCCGGTGGCCTTCCGTCGCCTTCTCCTCGCGGATGCGCCTCGCCATCGGGCGGTCCTGGACCTCGCGGCGGAGCAGTCCGGCTGGGGCACCCCGCTTCCGGCCGGTCGGTTTCGGGGGGTGGCGGTGCATGAGTCCTTCGGGAGCTGGGTGGCTCAGGTGGCGGAGGTCAGCGTCACCGGGAGCGTGGTTCGGGTGCACCGGGTGGTCTGTGCGGTCGATTGCGGGACGGTCGTCAATCCGGATACGGTCCGGGCCCAGATGGAAGGCGGCATTGTCTACGGGCTCACCGCCGCGCTCAAGGGACGCATTTCGATCCAGGGCGGTAAGGTCAAACAGACCAATTTCCACGACTATCCGATGCTTCGAATGTCGGAGATGCCGGTCATCGACGTGCATATCGTGTCGAGCCCATTTGACCCGGGCGGGGTCGGCGAGCCGGCCACCCCCCCCATTGCCCCGGCCGTGGCCAACGCGGTCTTTGCCGCGACCGGCCGCCGGGTCCGCTCGCTGCCAATCACGGTGCTTCCCGCGACGTAG
- a CDS encoding ABC transporter ATP-binding protein, which produces MNPPPKKKKVDYKAAWPEAKALIWKHRHRIALGMGLMLISRVVGLVLPASPKVLIDYVLVPTGVAGVWARLLPPDHGDRLWLIAAAVAVATLIQSITSFALTRILGVAAQRAITDMRRSVMEHVVRLPIRAFDATQTGQLVSRIMNDAEGIRNLVGTGLVQITGGLVTAVIVLGVLFALNWQLTAVTLIVLLLFGGGMALAFTRLRPLFRERGKLNADVTGRLTETLGGIRVVKSYVAERREEWVFTKGVHKMFRNVATTMTGVSAVGAGSALVVGVIGALMIVVGGGSVLAGRMTIGDYFTYALFTGMMAFPLVQLASIGTQFSEAFAGLDRIRELKSMATEDDEDAERSPIGAITGRVAFEDVWFEYNPGVPVLRGISFQVPTGTTTALVGSSGSGKSTLMGLVMAFNRPTKGRITIDGQDLAGLKLRDYRAHLGIVLQDNFLFDGTVADNIRFSRPDAKREDVIQVSKIAHCDEFIQGFADQYDTIVGERGVRLSGGQRQRVAIARAILAEPSILLLDEATSSLDSESEALIQSGLKALRTGRTTFVIAHRMSTIISADQILVIEGGQIVERGTHTELLAAGGRYLQLYEKQHRIEQDRFTNPGEELVADREPAVATSGAAKAAPA; this is translated from the coding sequence ATGAACCCGCCTCCGAAGAAGAAAAAGGTCGACTACAAGGCCGCTTGGCCCGAGGCCAAGGCGCTGATCTGGAAGCATCGGCACCGGATCGCCCTGGGCATGGGCCTGATGCTGATCAGCCGGGTGGTCGGGTTGGTGCTGCCGGCCAGTCCCAAAGTCCTGATCGACTATGTCTTGGTGCCAACCGGAGTCGCCGGCGTCTGGGCCCGCCTGCTTCCGCCTGACCACGGTGATCGCCTGTGGTTGATCGCGGCGGCGGTGGCTGTGGCCACCCTGATTCAGTCGATTACCAGCTTTGCACTCACCCGAATCCTTGGCGTGGCCGCCCAGCGAGCCATCACCGACATGCGGCGGAGCGTCATGGAGCACGTGGTCCGGCTTCCGATTCGGGCCTTTGACGCCACGCAGACCGGCCAGTTGGTGAGCCGGATCATGAACGACGCCGAAGGAATCCGCAATTTGGTCGGTACCGGGCTGGTCCAGATTACCGGCGGGTTGGTGACGGCGGTGATCGTGCTCGGCGTGTTGTTCGCTCTGAACTGGCAGTTGACCGCCGTGACCCTGATCGTGTTGCTCCTGTTCGGCGGCGGCATGGCGCTCGCCTTCACAAGACTCCGGCCCTTGTTCCGGGAACGCGGCAAACTCAACGCCGACGTCACCGGGCGGCTGACCGAGACCCTCGGCGGCATCCGAGTCGTCAAGTCATACGTCGCGGAGCGCCGCGAAGAGTGGGTGTTCACCAAGGGCGTTCACAAGATGTTCCGGAACGTGGCCACGACCATGACGGGCGTGTCCGCCGTGGGGGCCGGTTCAGCCCTGGTCGTCGGCGTGATCGGAGCCTTGATGATCGTGGTCGGAGGCGGCAGCGTCCTGGCCGGCCGGATGACCATCGGCGACTACTTCACCTATGCCTTGTTCACCGGCATGATGGCCTTTCCGCTGGTTCAACTGGCGTCGATCGGAACCCAGTTCAGTGAAGCCTTCGCGGGGCTGGATCGGATTCGCGAACTCAAGTCGATGGCCACCGAGGACGACGAGGATGCCGAACGGTCGCCGATCGGCGCGATCACCGGCCGAGTCGCCTTCGAGGACGTCTGGTTCGAGTACAATCCGGGGGTGCCGGTCCTCAGAGGCATTTCGTTTCAGGTTCCCACCGGCACGACGACGGCGTTGGTTGGATCGAGCGGTTCGGGCAAGAGCACCCTGATGGGCCTGGTCATGGCGTTCAATCGCCCGACCAAAGGGCGGATCACGATCGACGGACAGGATCTGGCGGGGCTCAAGCTCCGCGACTACCGGGCCCACCTCGGCATCGTGCTCCAAGACAATTTTCTGTTTGACGGAACGGTGGCCGACAACATCCGCTTTTCGCGGCCCGACGCCAAGCGGGAGGACGTGATTCAAGTCAGCAAGATCGCCCACTGTGACGAGTTTATTCAGGGGTTTGCGGACCAGTATGATACGATCGTCGGGGAACGGGGCGTCCGCCTGTCCGGTGGTCAGCGGCAGCGGGTCGCGATTGCCCGGGCCATCTTGGCCGAGCCCTCGATTCTCCTGCTCGACGAGGCCACCTCGAGCCTCGACAGCGAAAGCGAAGCCCTGATCCAGAGCGGGCTCAAGGCCTTGCGGACCGGTCGCACCACGTTCGTCATCGCCCATCGGATGAGCACGATCATCAGCGCGGACCAGATCCTCGTGATCGAAGGGGGTCAGATCGTTGAGCGCGGGACCCACACCGAGTTATTGGCGGCGGGTGGCCGGTACCTTCAGTTGTACGAGAAGCAGCATCGGATCGAGCAGGACCGGTTTACCAATCCCGGCGAAGAACTCGTCGCCGACCGGGAGCCGGCAGTGGCGACCAGCGGGGCGGCCAAGGCAGCCCCTGCCTGA